Below is a window of Clostridium sp. JN-1 DNA.
GGCAAGTACCAGTTACAATGATTGCAACTGTAGGTATTATAACTTGGATATTTGGAGGAACATCAGGATTATTTAGTGGAGATCCTATATTTAATATGATGGCAGGTGGATTAGTATTAGGAGCATTCTTTATGGCTACTGATATGGTTACTACACCTATTACTCTAAAGGGACAAATTGTTTTTGCTTTTGGTGCTGGTCTTATTACTGCGTTAATTAGGTTGAAAGGCGGTTATCCAGAAGGTGTTTGTTATTCTATCTTACTTATGAATGCTGTTACACCTTTAATTGATCGTTTTATGCCTCCAGTAAAATTTGGGGCGAAGAGGGGGTAATTTAGATGGCTGAAAATGTTCAAAAGAAATATAGTATTCTTCAGATAGCAATGAATTTGGCTATAACTTGCTTTGTATCAGGAGCTATTCTTGGAGCTGCATATTATTTTACTCATCCAATAGCGGTACAAAAAAGTAAACAAGCTACACAACAAAAAATGCAAAAATTAGTTGCAGGTGCGGATTCTTTTAATGCTGTTCCAGGAAAAACTGATTGGTATGCAGCACAAAAAGGTGGTAAAACTATGGCTTATATAGTTCCGGAAGCACCAGTTGGTTATGGCGGACCAGTTAAGATGCTGGTTGCAGTTGATGCTCAGGGTA
It encodes the following:
- a CDS encoding FMN-binding protein; amino-acid sequence: MAENVQKKYSILQIAMNLAITCFVSGAILGAAYYFTHPIAVQKSKQATQQKMQKLVAGADSFNAVPGKTDWYAAQKGGKTMAYIVPEAPVGYGGPVKMLVAVDAQGKVIDYDITEANETPGLGANASKDSFRSRFKGKASGDLEVVKEPTTTKIQAMTGATITSKAVTKGVKEAVDDVNQLKGGK